GATCGAATAAGGAATACCGTATTTCATTATCCAGTCAAACAAACATTGCAGCGCTACTTGTGTCGTTTCTCCTGTGTCGAAAAGACCGTAAGATGTGCCTGTAGCATCATCCACCATATTCATCAGACAGACTTCTTTGCCTGTCCCAAACCAGTCGTGAATGCTGCCGTCCATTTGAATCTTTCTCCAAAATGCTCTTTTCTCGGCCTTCTGGTACGGTGTTTCGCAGTTTTCTTATTTTCTTCCACAATCCTGTTTCCATCATCCATAAACGAAGCGTTGATGCTCCTATTTTTATATGATGTTCCTCATAAAGCTTTTCAGCTATAAATGTCGGCTTAAAACCTTTATAATTATTCCGTACTATCTGCATAATTTTCTCTTTGATATCACTGCTAATTCTGTGATTCCCCGGTTTGCCTATTAATTTGTGATTGAGGGCTTCATCACCCTTTGATAAATATTCTTTAAAAATTCGAATAAGTTGCCTTCTGCAAATCCCCAGTATTATTGCAGCATCTTTCTGCTTGATTTTCTTGTTCTTTACCATCTCCAGTATTTTTGCCCTCTTCTGTGCTTTAAGTGTCATCGTTATCACCTCTCTCATCTGCAACCTCTCGTTTTTTTAGTTGCAGTATTTTAAAAGGTGACATTTCTATTTGCACAAAGTGTGACATTTTAAATTGTTTTCGACAGGGGATCAGCTTGGTGGGAAGGTGAGTTTTGTGAACGAAGGTGGGCTTTTGTTGTAACTGTTCGAACGAGACGTTATCACTGGATCCTTGAGGGAGAATTTTGTCGTTACGAGATGGAGGCGGTTTTAGCTTCTTTTACGGGTGTGAGAGATTGGTTAATAGAGGAGGGGAGGGTTTCTTTTCAGGCTACTGAGGATTTTGATAGCGAGGGATTTATGAGTGTCCTGGCCGATCTGGGAATAAGGGTACGTCAGATGCAGTGAGAGACTGAAAGAAGGCAAAAGTTTTCCCAGGAATTTTAGAGAAAAGAAAAGATAAGGAAGCATGTTATTTGAGTGAAAAAAAGAGCCGCCCGAAGGCGGCTCTTGATGGTTAGCCTATGGCTTCTGGTCCTTCCTCTTCTGTTCGGATCCGTATACACCGTTCAAGAGGCAAAACGAAGATCTTTCCGTCACCGATTTTGCCGGTGAAAGCAGTGTCCATAATAGTGCGGATAGTGATGTCGACAAACCCATCGTTGACGGCGATTTCCAGCTTTACTTTTTTGATCAGATTGATGTCTGTATCTACGCCGCGGTAGGTTTC
This sequence is a window from Thermospira aquatica. Protein-coding genes within it:
- a CDS encoding helix-turn-helix domain-containing protein, which produces MREVITMTLKAQKRAKILEMVKNKKIKQKDAAIILGICRRQLIRIFKEYLSKGDEALNHKLIGKPGNHRISSDIKEKIMQIVRNNYKGFKPTFIAEKLYEEHHIKIGASTLRLWMMETGLWKKIRKLRNTVPEGREKSILEKDSNGRQHSRLVWDRQRSLSDEYGG
- a CDS encoding P-II family nitrogen regulator translates to MKWIIAIIRPEKLTDVKEALAQAGVGKMTVTNVIGCGQQGGYTETYRGVDTDINLIKKVKLEIAVNDGFVDITIRTIMDTAFTGKIGDGKIFVLPLERCIRIRTEEEGPEAIG